The following proteins are encoded in a genomic region of Zetaproteobacteria bacterium:
- a CDS encoding NAD-dependent epimerase/dehydratase family protein: protein MTDDHHLPQDLTDTTRLLGETVEAFAGKRLLITGGRGFLGRHFEALFRHLNATVLKPNPCRLLLMDNLITAGAAGQRKPCDTKEGTITFLHHDVTHPFDDGEGVDYVIHAAGIASPYYYRAYPLETLEVATTGCRNMLDLATRYRARMIFFSSSEIYGDPDPRHVPIPESYRGNVSVAGPRACYDESKRLGETLCHIYHEKFGTHTNVIRPFNVFGPGMQELDYRALPNFASRIKGGLPLNIYGSGDQTRTFCYIVDALNGFLRVVARGVPGEAYNIGTPGPEVSMFELVDYIEQALGRKIPCHTIEYPDSYPADEPRRRCPEIRKARLQLGYEPAIDLVEGLRRFFSWTEAHYRGVQ, encoded by the coding sequence ATGACCGACGACCACCATCTGCCACAAGATCTCACCGACACCACCCGACTTCTAGGAGAGACCGTCGAGGCCTTCGCCGGCAAGCGGCTGCTCATCACCGGAGGAAGGGGCTTCCTCGGCCGCCATTTCGAGGCGCTCTTCCGCCACCTCAACGCCACCGTCCTGAAGCCGAACCCCTGCCGGCTGCTGCTCATGGACAATCTGATCACCGCAGGGGCCGCCGGGCAGCGGAAGCCATGCGATACGAAGGAGGGAACGATCACCTTCCTCCACCACGACGTCACCCATCCCTTCGACGACGGCGAAGGAGTCGACTACGTCATCCACGCCGCCGGCATCGCCAGCCCCTATTACTACCGTGCCTACCCGCTGGAGACGCTTGAGGTCGCCACCACCGGTTGCCGCAACATGCTCGATCTGGCCACCCGCTACCGCGCCCGGATGATCTTCTTCAGTTCGAGCGAGATCTACGGCGATCCCGATCCGCGCCACGTCCCCATTCCCGAGAGCTACCGCGGAAACGTCTCGGTGGCGGGGCCGCGCGCCTGCTACGACGAGAGCAAACGGCTGGGGGAGACCCTCTGCCACATCTACCACGAGAAGTTCGGCACCCACACCAACGTCATCCGTCCGTTCAACGTCTTCGGTCCGGGCATGCAGGAGCTGGACTACCGGGCACTACCCAACTTCGCCAGCCGCATCAAGGGGGGGCTGCCGCTCAACATCTACGGCAGCGGCGACCAGACCCGCACCTTCTGCTACATCGTCGATGCCTTGAACGGCTTCCTGCGGGTCGTCGCCCGCGGAGTTCCGGGCGAAGCATACAACATCGGCACGCCCGGTCCGGAAGTGTCGATGTTCGAGCTGGTGGACTACATCGAACAAGCGTTGGGACGGAAGATCCCCTGCCACACCATCGAGTACCCGGACAGCTACCCGGCCGACGAACCCCGCCGCCGCTGCCCCGAGATCCGCAAGGCACGGCTGCAGCTCGGCTACGAGCCGGCGATCGACCTGGTCGAAGGATTACGGCGCTTCTTCTCCTGGACGGAAGCGCACTACCGCGGGGTGCAGTGA